A region of Jonquetella anthropi DSM 22815 DNA encodes the following proteins:
- the amrB gene encoding AmmeMemoRadiSam system protein B: MIPVIRRTIFLLAAFFSIWSSPCAAEPAAFLMPHHEVSPLIDQTYDLIVKSGMKPDRIFVISPDHFHRAVGKIVLGGNDPKTRELLQESGIQFDDPLTRRDHGVTVHAKRISVLWPDVPLTTMIVSSKTPLAVLLVAAVKLSPLFAKNGLIILSSDLSHYKDVATSNAEDDLTVAALLAQDFRLFGQIKDDCPKGTWLFLKMLDRLNLHRSALIGRTNSGELGGDKSSTTGHASIMYRR, encoded by the coding sequence GTGATCCCAGTCATTCGCAGGACAATTTTCCTTCTGGCAGCGTTTTTCTCCATCTGGAGTTCTCCCTGCGCCGCAGAGCCGGCAGCGTTTTTAATGCCGCACCACGAAGTTTCTCCGCTTATTGACCAAACCTACGACCTAATCGTCAAAAGCGGGATGAAGCCGGACAGGATTTTTGTCATCAGCCCGGATCATTTTCACCGGGCTGTCGGGAAAATAGTACTCGGTGGGAACGATCCAAAAACGCGGGAGCTGCTCCAAGAATCGGGCATCCAGTTCGACGATCCCTTGACCCGACGCGATCACGGCGTGACGGTTCACGCCAAACGAATTTCCGTCCTTTGGCCCGACGTCCCGCTGACGACGATGATCGTGAGCAGCAAAACGCCTCTTGCCGTGCTGCTTGTCGCCGCCGTCAAGCTTTCCCCTCTCTTTGCGAAAAACGGTCTCATCATCCTGAGCAGCGACCTCTCGCACTATAAAGATGTCGCCACGAGCAACGCCGAGGACGATCTTACCGTTGCGGCCTTGTTGGCCCAGGACTTTCGCCTTTTCGGACAGATCAAAGACGACTGCCCCAAAGGAACTTGGCTTTTCTTGAAAATGCTTGACCGGCTGAACCTTCATCGTTCAGCTCTCATCGGCCGGACCAATTCAGGTGAGTTGGGCGGGGACAAGAGCTCTACAACAGGCCACGCTTCAATCATGTACCGACGGTAA
- a CDS encoding DUF6935 domain-containing protein, with the protein MKKFFCGAAVFLLFACLAGGAQARLPRNFQTFRDEYKRVAKTPEGAARMFFDAVYAYLEEDLNEEASNMVALCLREKPGWEKRATYSYFAERLYDRPYIFRSYAKGTSPKNNYAMNPENYTLNIVEVKDDPAYVGAKRVSIRSSGADSLRPLILRNYNGYWFVSNCCAIYSDVRFPQSTQKGDEFLDGDVYDQTSSTNSSTGKGKPAQKHNSQGGDNAFDFSADGSGTPEEKSDADKGASSDGAFDMSSWGN; encoded by the coding sequence ATGAAAAAATTTTTCTGTGGCGCCGCAGTATTCCTTCTGTTCGCGTGCTTAGCCGGCGGAGCTCAGGCGCGTCTGCCAAGGAATTTTCAAACCTTCCGGGACGAGTACAAAAGGGTAGCGAAGACTCCTGAGGGCGCCGCACGAATGTTCTTTGACGCGGTTTACGCCTACCTAGAGGAAGACCTGAACGAAGAAGCGTCCAACATGGTCGCCCTGTGTCTGAGAGAAAAGCCGGGCTGGGAAAAACGGGCCACTTACAGCTACTTCGCGGAAAGGCTGTACGACCGGCCGTATATCTTCCGCAGCTACGCGAAAGGGACGTCGCCGAAAAACAATTACGCGATGAACCCGGAAAACTACACTCTCAACATCGTTGAGGTAAAAGATGATCCCGCTTATGTAGGAGCCAAGCGAGTGTCGATCCGAAGCTCCGGCGCAGACTCGCTCCGTCCGCTGATCCTTCGCAATTACAACGGGTACTGGTTTGTCTCCAACTGTTGCGCCATTTATTCTGACGTCCGATTCCCCCAGTCCACTCAAAAGGGCGATGAATTCCTCGACGGGGATGTTTACGACCAGACGTCGAGCACCAATTCCTCAACAGGCAAGGGGAAACCGGCCCAAAAACATAACTCGCAGGGGGGCGACAACGCGTTCGACTTCTCAGCCGACGGTTCTGGCACCCCAGAGGAAAAAAGCGACGCCGACAAGGGGGCGAGCTCCGACGGGGCTTTCGACATGTCGTCTTGGGGCAACTAA
- a CDS encoding helix-turn-helix transcriptional regulator: MLPMIAGSGRLICALTAINAWLSLAPDALIPTSVGSSLVLRLSFVTLLCFSSLLAYHLPELNAGKSIQRLLPWLFMLPSSLSFGAASTLYVTFLALAAAGAAYICCLCFTRMFRLELGSMALCYAVASLCSLGLAALVRSYVPAGPLRIIAVQCLPLAALSALSPEPEFCAPSKGTPPPCSSALYLFAFCLTVQCAGGFTVEQDAFFPSWLWSALYSVVLFVQASVTFSDEKVLSPVRLLYAVIVLCASGIVLQSALPRIGDGAVLVGTALFELTFLILTSKKATSPRLCRYWASIAVATMFTGSLAAEVLRFLAGWLVSSSSEQVALLSLVLASFFGLYILLPTRGTPSAESQLSQAEEDDVLRGQREVRTQMILAPFALTPQENRICLMLLNSLKDDDICRQLFITQNTLKYHLRNLYRKLGISGRRDLPDFMGRMDASLPKVSSTHSEPSL; this comes from the coding sequence ATGCTGCCTATGATCGCCGGCTCTGGGCGCCTGATTTGCGCCCTTACAGCAATAAACGCGTGGCTCTCTTTGGCTCCGGACGCCCTGATACCCACCAGCGTGGGAAGCAGCCTGGTGCTTCGGCTCTCTTTTGTGACGCTTTTGTGCTTCAGCTCCCTTCTAGCATACCACCTGCCGGAACTCAACGCCGGCAAGTCCATTCAGCGGCTGCTGCCGTGGCTTTTTATGCTCCCGTCAAGTCTTTCATTTGGAGCGGCCAGCACGCTGTACGTCACCTTTCTTGCCTTAGCTGCGGCGGGCGCGGCGTATATCTGTTGCCTGTGCTTCACCCGCATGTTCCGCTTGGAGCTGGGATCGATGGCTCTCTGCTACGCTGTCGCTTCTCTTTGCTCGCTCGGGCTTGCGGCTCTGGTTCGGTCGTACGTCCCAGCGGGGCCGCTTCGAATCATCGCCGTCCAGTGCCTGCCGCTTGCCGCGCTGTCGGCGCTGAGCCCTGAACCTGAATTCTGCGCGCCCTCAAAAGGAACGCCGCCGCCGTGTTCCAGTGCCCTTTATCTGTTCGCGTTCTGCCTGACCGTTCAATGCGCCGGGGGATTTACCGTTGAACAGGACGCCTTTTTCCCCTCGTGGCTTTGGTCCGCGCTCTACAGCGTCGTTTTGTTCGTCCAAGCGAGCGTGACGTTTTCCGACGAGAAAGTTCTTTCCCCGGTTCGGCTTTTATACGCCGTCATCGTCCTCTGCGCGAGCGGTATCGTCCTCCAAAGCGCTCTTCCCCGGATTGGAGACGGGGCAGTTCTCGTCGGGACGGCGTTGTTCGAGCTGACGTTTTTGATCCTCACCAGCAAGAAGGCCACGTCTCCGCGCCTGTGCCGCTATTGGGCGAGCATTGCGGTCGCCACGATGTTCACAGGCTCTCTGGCAGCGGAGGTCCTTCGGTTCTTAGCCGGCTGGCTCGTGAGCAGTTCCAGCGAACAGGTGGCCCTTCTCTCTCTCGTTCTGGCTTCTTTCTTCGGCCTTTATATTCTCCTGCCAACTCGCGGCACTCCATCAGCAGAGTCCCAGTTGTCCCAGGCGGAAGAGGACGACGTACTGCGCGGCCAAAGGGAGGTGAGAACCCAAATGATCCTCGCCCCGTTCGCCTTGACGCCACAGGAAAACCGAATCTGTCTGATGCTCCTCAACTCTTTAAAAGACGATGATATCTGCCGGCAGCTGTTCATCACCCAGAACACGCTGAAATACCACCTGAGAAACCTTTATCGGAAACTCGGCATTTCCGGCCGGCGCGATCTGCCCGATTTTATGGGCCGAATGGACGCCTCTCTCCCGAAGGTTTCCAGCACTCATTCGGAGCCCTCGCTATGA
- a CDS encoding AAA family ATPase, with amino-acid sequence MTQNFGLERLCRVSLENLNSLAGSWSVNFEELAYSGGLFAILGPTGAGKSSLLDAICLGLYGATPRLGAITQGTNELMTHGAGSCKASVTFCAAGETWQAVWSQHRSGNHPSGALQPQRHRLGRVKRENGVDTVELVAEKINDVRAKITELLGMDFVQFTRSVLIPQGKWASFLSAPPSERAALLEKLTGAEKYSKISERVSESWKIDETLFAAKNAELDALNVPSCEDAQSLLAEVEELRSRRKISSEELQKVEKKRENAALWAAYERDSAALEADRKKFESDLSAFAADQLRLERHEAAEPLFLAQKELEKKRDAVLSLKNELAAREKELKEARLSLDEKRAAYSAQEAERQRALDELREERRQTREALSELEDRSALEGTLFQLSQLELEEKELSEAEKTAAQKIAGTNDEIKEAATEDERVRAALAQAEKGLEASCLSKLRSSLVEGLPCPLCGALHHQPIAGQPQDVQAGEEPVLSARNAVLKAGRRLARLEERLKTLENELGTIHRRQADWSERRRKFGEPDLLISALSRRVEAVISQHDALTEKMEKLSAKIDELQSGTNDAPKSDMRSMEERTNRLEGLIEGIKKTIAETDRTAEEALRERDAEKNKLERRGLPTSLSELRLSDGEAAALKETAGELSRRAASFEGRSGEVKKRAEGLPSRPAEDAEALAAECETLREKMGALDRELGQMEERMNAEKRLSEKRGLLQKEVQEMKGQLELLRELYGLVGSATKFRKFVQTLTFHFLLRQANVHLDELSGRYALVPDKNEPMDFAVMDRWQGGTVRSARSLSGGESFLVSLSLALALGRRRSGGVLFLDEGFGNLDEESLDGVLTALEALKGAGGLVGVISHVSALKDRISCRIQVSRSSGWSSVLSGPGVISEKVHP; translated from the coding sequence ATGACGCAAAATTTTGGCCTGGAACGGCTTTGCCGGGTGTCTCTGGAAAACTTGAACTCCTTGGCCGGATCTTGGTCAGTGAATTTTGAGGAGCTAGCTTACAGCGGAGGACTCTTCGCGATCTTGGGGCCGACCGGCGCAGGAAAAAGCTCGCTGCTTGACGCAATTTGCCTTGGGCTTTACGGCGCGACGCCGCGCCTCGGGGCGATAACGCAGGGAACCAACGAGCTGATGACGCACGGCGCCGGCAGCTGTAAAGCGTCAGTGACCTTCTGCGCCGCCGGTGAAACTTGGCAGGCCGTTTGGTCTCAGCACCGTTCAGGGAATCATCCCAGCGGCGCCCTGCAGCCCCAGAGGCATCGGCTGGGCAGGGTCAAAAGGGAAAACGGCGTCGATACCGTAGAGCTCGTGGCAGAAAAAATAAACGACGTCCGCGCGAAAATCACCGAGCTGCTTGGCATGGATTTTGTTCAGTTCACTCGGTCGGTCCTCATCCCACAGGGAAAATGGGCGTCGTTCCTATCCGCTCCGCCGTCAGAGCGCGCCGCGCTGCTGGAAAAGCTCACAGGCGCTGAAAAGTACAGCAAAATATCCGAACGGGTTTCTGAAAGCTGGAAAATAGACGAAACCTTATTCGCCGCCAAAAACGCCGAGCTTGACGCCCTCAACGTCCCGTCGTGCGAGGACGCTCAGTCCCTGCTGGCTGAGGTGGAAGAGCTCCGCAGCCGTCGGAAAATATCCTCAGAGGAGCTTCAAAAGGTCGAGAAAAAGCGGGAAAACGCGGCGCTCTGGGCCGCGTACGAGCGGGACTCGGCGGCATTGGAGGCCGACAGAAAAAAGTTTGAGTCAGATCTGAGCGCGTTTGCCGCCGACCAGCTTCGTCTCGAGCGGCACGAGGCGGCGGAGCCGCTTTTTCTGGCCCAGAAGGAACTCGAAAAAAAGCGTGACGCCGTTCTCAGTTTAAAAAACGAGCTGGCGGCCCGAGAAAAAGAGCTGAAAGAAGCTCGGCTGTCTTTAGACGAAAAGCGCGCCGCATATTCAGCCCAAGAGGCCGAACGGCAGAGGGCCCTTGACGAACTGCGGGAAGAGCGGCGGCAGACCAGAGAAGCCCTTTCTGAGCTGGAGGATCGATCAGCTCTTGAGGGGACGCTCTTTCAACTGAGCCAACTGGAGCTGGAAGAAAAAGAGCTCTCAGAGGCAGAAAAGACGGCCGCTCAAAAAATAGCCGGGACGAACGACGAGATAAAAGAAGCGGCGACGGAAGACGAGAGGGTTAGAGCTGCGTTGGCCCAAGCAGAAAAAGGCCTTGAGGCATCGTGCCTGTCCAAACTGAGGTCGTCGCTTGTTGAAGGTCTTCCCTGTCCGCTATGCGGGGCGCTTCATCATCAGCCTATTGCGGGTCAGCCCCAAGACGTCCAAGCGGGCGAGGAACCGGTCCTTTCCGCCAGAAACGCCGTCTTGAAGGCCGGCCGTCGGCTTGCCAGGCTGGAAGAGCGGCTCAAGACGCTTGAGAACGAGCTGGGGACTATTCACCGCCGTCAGGCCGATTGGTCGGAACGTCGACGGAAGTTCGGCGAGCCGGATCTTCTCATTTCCGCTCTGAGTCGGCGCGTTGAAGCTGTGATCTCCCAGCACGACGCGCTGACCGAAAAAATGGAGAAATTGTCGGCCAAAATTGACGAGCTTCAGTCTGGAACGAACGACGCCCCCAAAAGCGATATGAGGTCCATGGAAGAACGGACAAACCGCTTGGAAGGTCTCATCGAAGGGATAAAAAAGACCATCGCCGAGACGGATCGAACAGCAGAAGAAGCCCTTCGGGAGAGAGACGCCGAAAAAAACAAGCTCGAAAGACGCGGTCTGCCGACTTCGCTGAGCGAACTTCGGCTTTCGGACGGCGAGGCGGCGGCGCTGAAAGAAACTGCCGGAGAACTGAGCCGTCGGGCTGCGTCTTTTGAAGGCCGAAGCGGCGAGGTGAAAAAGCGGGCAGAGGGGCTTCCTTCACGTCCCGCCGAGGACGCCGAGGCTTTAGCGGCAGAGTGCGAAACGCTGCGGGAGAAAATGGGCGCGTTGGACCGTGAACTGGGGCAGATGGAAGAGCGGATGAACGCCGAAAAAAGACTGTCCGAAAAACGAGGGCTGCTCCAAAAAGAGGTTCAGGAAATGAAAGGACAGCTTGAACTTCTGAGAGAGCTGTACGGCTTGGTCGGATCGGCGACAAAGTTCCGCAAGTTCGTTCAGACCCTGACGTTTCACTTTTTGCTCCGTCAGGCGAACGTCCATCTGGACGAATTGTCTGGGCGGTACGCCCTCGTGCCGGACAAAAATGAGCCGATGGACTTTGCCGTCATGGATCGGTGGCAGGGCGGAACCGTCCGATCGGCGCGGAGCCTTTCCGGCGGGGAAAGCTTTCTGGTCAGCCTTTCGCTGGCGCTGGCTCTCGGCAGACGCCGATCAGGGGGCGTTCTCTTCCTCGATGAAGGGTTCGGCAACTTGGACGAGGAAAGTCTCGACGGCGTCCTAACAGCGTTGGAAGCCCTCAAAGGGGCCGGCGGTCTGGTGGGCGTGATCTCGCACGTCAGCGCCCTCAAAGACCGAATCAGCTGCCGAATACAGGTCAGCCGAAGTTCAGGGTGGAGCAGCGTCCTGAGCGGACCGGGCGTCATCTCGGAAAAGGTTCATCCTTGA